Proteins co-encoded in one Capsicum annuum cultivar UCD-10X-F1 chromosome 9, UCD10Xv1.1, whole genome shotgun sequence genomic window:
- the LOC107842418 gene encoding mediator of RNA polymerase II transcription subunit 19a isoform X2, translating to MDPDSKRFGRGPGELTGAVDLISHFKLLSHHEFFCKRSLPLSISDTHYLHNVVGDTEIRKGEGMQLDQLIQDTSLSRETSSCIQPFDLDALGEAFQLREAAPVDLPHSEKGIPTVAGKSKSELKDKEKKHKKHKDKDKEKDKEHKKHKHRHRDRSKDKDKDKKRDKSVHHDSGADHSKKHHEKKRKHDGEEELNDVHKHKRSKHKSSKIDEIGAIKVAG from the exons GGCCCGGAGAACTTACAGGTGCTGTGGATCTTATTAGTCACTTCAAATTGTTGTCTCATCACGAGTTCTTCTGCAAGAGGTCACTTCCGTTGTCTATTTCAGATACCCACTATCTTCACAATGTGGTGGGGGACACAGAAATTAGGAAAGGGGAAGGGATGCAGTTGGATCAGCTTATACAGGATACTTCCTTGTCAAGAGAGACGAGTTCCTGCATCCAGCCATTTGACCTAGATGCCCTTGGAGAAGCTTTTCAACTACGTGAAGCGGCTCCAGTGGATCTGCCTCAT TCTGAGAAAGGCATCCCTACTGTAGCTGGGAAATCTAAAAGTGAGTtgaaagacaaggagaagaaacATAAAAAGCACAAAGATAAGGACAAGGAGAAGGACAAAGAGCATAAGAAGCACAAACATCGTCATAGAGATCGAAGTAAAGACAAGGATAAAGACAAAAAGAGAGATAAAAGTGTTCATCATGATTCTGGTGCTGATCATTCGAAGAAACATCACGAGAAG AAAAGGAAGCATGATGGAGAGGAGGAACTTAATGACGTTCACAAACACAAGAGAAGCAAG CACAAGAGCTCAAAGATTGATGAGATTGGTGCGATAAAGGTAGCAGGCTGA
- the LOC107842418 gene encoding mediator of RNA polymerase II transcription subunit 19a isoform X1 translates to MDPDSKRFGRGPGELTGAVDLISHFKLLSHHEFFCKRSLPLSISDTHYLHNVVGDTEIRKGEGMQLDQLIQDTSLSRETSSCIQPFDLDALGEAFQLREAAPVDLPHSEKGIPTVAGKSKSELKDKEKKHKKHKDKDKEKDKEHKKHKHRHRDRSKDKDKDKKRDKSVHHDSGADHSKKHHEKKRKHDGEEELNDVHKHKRSKHKSSKIDEIGAIKNCSCDKEKRDGIGWQCIICLQLL, encoded by the exons GGCCCGGAGAACTTACAGGTGCTGTGGATCTTATTAGTCACTTCAAATTGTTGTCTCATCACGAGTTCTTCTGCAAGAGGTCACTTCCGTTGTCTATTTCAGATACCCACTATCTTCACAATGTGGTGGGGGACACAGAAATTAGGAAAGGGGAAGGGATGCAGTTGGATCAGCTTATACAGGATACTTCCTTGTCAAGAGAGACGAGTTCCTGCATCCAGCCATTTGACCTAGATGCCCTTGGAGAAGCTTTTCAACTACGTGAAGCGGCTCCAGTGGATCTGCCTCAT TCTGAGAAAGGCATCCCTACTGTAGCTGGGAAATCTAAAAGTGAGTtgaaagacaaggagaagaaacATAAAAAGCACAAAGATAAGGACAAGGAGAAGGACAAAGAGCATAAGAAGCACAAACATCGTCATAGAGATCGAAGTAAAGACAAGGATAAAGACAAAAAGAGAGATAAAAGTGTTCATCATGATTCTGGTGCTGATCATTCGAAGAAACATCACGAGAAG AAAAGGAAGCATGATGGAGAGGAGGAACTTAATGACGTTCACAAACACAAGAGAAGCAAG CACAAGAGCTCAAAGATTGATGAGATTGGTGCGATAAAG AACTGTAGCTGTGATAAGGAAAAAAGAGATGGAATCGGATGGCAATGTATAATTTGTTTACAGTTATTGTAG